Proteins encoded by one window of Emticicia oligotrophica DSM 17448:
- a CDS encoding AtpZ/AtpI family protein: MKEKQNWLVFTQIGMQMALTIGLGTWAGYWIDGKMANKNPIATLICSLLSIGISLYNVIRQIPKN; the protein is encoded by the coding sequence ATGAAAGAAAAACAAAATTGGCTTGTATTCACCCAAATTGGTATGCAGATGGCCCTTACGATTGGGCTAGGCACTTGGGCAGGTTATTGGATTGATGGAAAAATGGCCAATAAAAACCCAATAGCTACGCTTATTTGTTCTTTACTTTCAATCGGAATCTCATTGTATAATGTGATTAGGCAAATCCCTAAAAATTAA
- a CDS encoding glycosyl transferase — translation MKVTGFTIIRNANKYDYPVIEAITSILPLCDEFVVAVGNSEDGTLDLIKSIKSDKIRIIETIWDDSLRKDGRVLAIETDKALAAISDDTTWAFYIQSDEVVHEKYHQTIREAMLQYKDDIAVEGLLFKYTHFYGAYKYVADSRKWYRNEIRIIRHTKQVVSYRDAQGFRKNDNSKLRVKPIEAHIYHYGWVKPPQKMTDKVRGLSYFWHTDQELDEQQPANVDFDYSGIDSLTLFKGTHPKVIQPRIERMNWAFDFDIKQKKYSLKNRILMRFEQLTGWRIGEYKNYIKI, via the coding sequence ATGAAAGTTACAGGATTTACAATAATCCGCAATGCCAATAAATACGATTACCCAGTAATAGAAGCAATTACATCTATTTTACCTCTATGCGATGAATTCGTAGTAGCAGTTGGTAATTCAGAAGATGGTACACTGGATTTAATTAAATCTATAAAATCTGATAAAATCCGCATTATTGAAACTATTTGGGACGATTCATTGAGAAAAGACGGTAGGGTATTGGCCATAGAAACAGATAAAGCTTTGGCTGCCATCAGTGATGATACCACTTGGGCTTTTTATATACAAAGCGATGAGGTTGTGCATGAAAAATATCATCAAACGATTCGCGAGGCTATGCTTCAGTATAAAGATGATATAGCAGTGGAAGGCCTTTTATTCAAATATACGCATTTTTATGGGGCTTATAAATATGTAGCAGATTCTAGAAAATGGTATCGGAACGAAATACGTATTATTCGTCATACAAAGCAAGTGGTTTCCTATCGAGATGCTCAAGGTTTTAGGAAAAATGATAATAGTAAATTAAGAGTTAAACCAATTGAAGCCCACATCTATCATTATGGATGGGTGAAGCCACCTCAAAAAATGACCGATAAAGTTCGTGGTTTATCTTATTTTTGGCATACAGACCAAGAACTTGATGAACAACAACCTGCCAACGTTGATTTTGATTATTCAGGAATAGATTCATTAACACTATTTAAAGGCACGCATCCCAAAGTTATACAGCCCCGAATTGAGCGTATGAATTGGGCTTTTGATTTTGATATCAAACAAAAAAAGTATTCATTAAAAAATAGAATTCTGATGAGATTTGAGCAGCTAACTGGTTGGCGAATAGGAGAGTACAAAAATTATATTAAAATTTAA